In Zingiber officinale cultivar Zhangliang chromosome 1A, Zo_v1.1, whole genome shotgun sequence, the DNA window cttatgattaaGAAAAAGGCtataaagatttgtaaagattacaaaATCATcctagagaaagcttaactacccaacataggatagtagtgttggatatacgcctcaaacatagtatcaatagaaggaaaatatatacaattcctaaaattaagtggtggaagtgaaaagatgggaagcaaaatatatttaagaagaaggtagaagtacaagtattaggtgaaatatattatgactctaatacaacatggaatAAGATTgtgtcaaagttgaaaatagtagctaagagtgtactcggtaagtcaaaggggcatgcaccactaagtaaagaatcttagtagtggaatgagaaaatataaaaaaaatgaaggaaaaatgaataacttataagaaattatatatttgtaagaccgaggaaaattttaaaaaatatataataaaagaaAGAAGTTAAGAAAGTAGCGAGTGAAGCaagaaatgaaacttttgaacagttatatcaaaaattggatacaaaagaaggggaaagagacatttatagctaaagtgagagaaataaaaacaagatatcttagccaaataaaatgtattaaagatgaatgtaatggggtattagtaaacgatggagaaataaaagagcgatggaagagatattttcatcaactttttaatgaacgtttaggtgaccaacttaacttaggtaatttaagtaggtcaaatgagtatagaaattttaatttttattatagaattcaaacttcagaagtaaaacaaactttaaatgaaatgcacaatagaaaagtcgttggaccagatgattttttgatagaggtatggaagtgcttagggaaacaaggtattgaatgacttacaaaattatttaacatgatattgaaaacgaaaaaaatgtctgattaatagaggataagtactctagttcccttatataagagcaagggagacgtacaaaattgtgcaaattacaggggtattaaactaatgagtcatactatgaaactttggaaaaaagtaatagaaaaaagattaaaaaataatactacagtaacaaaaaatcaatttgggttcatgcctgaaaggtcgacaatagaagttatacatcttcttaaacaattaattgaaaaatatcgggagcaaaaacaagatctacatatgatattcattgacttagaaaaagcttataatagagtcccaagagaaattatatgaagaattttagaaaagagatgtgttagcataacatatattgaactaattaaggatatgtatgaggatgtaacaatTAGAGTAAAAACTTTAGGTGGAGTAACTGAagaatttccaataaagatagggttatatcAAGCATTAGCTTTAAGTCccatctttttatactaattatagaTGAACTCACtccgcacattcaagacacagtaccgtggtgcatgttgtttacagatgatattattttggtagatgagacacgtgaaggagtaaatgctaaactagaatcttggagggaaacactggaagggaaagattttaagcttagtagattaaagacagaatatatacaatttaagtttaacaatattagaagtaatgaaacaattgttaagataggaaaggacgagttgtccggaaccgagagatttaaatatttaggattatttttgcaaaatgatggagggattgagagagatgtcttacatggaatacaagcaggatgagtgaaatggaggggagcgtcgagtgttttatgtgatcgtcaactacctcttaaacttaaaggtaagttctataaaaccgcagttagacctactatgttatatggagttgaatgttggactatgactcgagtacatgagcagaagatgagagttgcagagataaggatgttaaggtggaggTATGAACATACGAGgatgaacaaaataagaaatgagaatattaaaaaaaaatcggaattatatctattgaggaaaaactccgagagacgtttaagatggtacgaacatgtacttaaACGACGAATAAATACTCTAGTtgggcgatgtgaaactatgataaacatacatatcaaacgagaaagagaaagaccaaaaaaaacttagttagcaataataaaatataataaaatttatttaaatatagatgatgatataataggaaataaagctcaatgacataaaaggattcatacaaccGACCTCATCTAATAAGAAAAATCTtgattgttattgttattatttaaaCTGAGACATCAACTCAACACTTCAGACAATTAACAAGAGACGCACACAGCCATTGACTTATCGCAAGAGATGGATAGATGATAAGACATTTGAAAACAACAAGCACAAGTAATTAAGCTATGGTGTTTCAGACCTGAATAGTATTCTTCCATACCAGCATTCAATTTAGGAAAACCAAATAATAGCATTACTATTACATTTGCTGAGCAAAAAGAAACAAAGCCACCATGATTAGACAGACCAGTTTTGGGCATCAGCATACTCTAAATTATATTCCCCAGTAAAATGTAAGTGCTTATCGAGGCAAGACAAGAGCCCAGTATGCAACAGCTTTCGGGCGTTGGATATGCATACTTATCAGCTATCTTTCAATTTCCAACAAGTTTAGGCACTTCCACTTGATCAATCAAGAATACTAGATAGACTTGGTATCCTTCATACACAACCTTCAGACTTGATTTTACGGCATGAGGTTCGAATGGAAATAGTATCAACACAGGTGCACCCTTTATGTACTCCAGAGATGGGGCATGAAGTTGGACCAGACCGATCGTAACGCCTCTTAAGCAACATAGGCTTCAACTAATGTTAAGCAAAAGGATTCCTGCCAACTGACGCAATAGGACCTTGTGAAGTTATGTCCCTGGCAGTAGCAACACTACATTGAGTTACTTTCAAAAGCACGATAACAGAATAAAGGGATTCACCAAACCATACCGCAACTGAGAGCTGGGCACTTCCCCTCCATTATATTTAAGGCTTCCTGAAGAGGAAAAGGCAATTTTAATCGGAGGCATAGAATCATCAATCTTTTTACTGAAAGGTTACCTTGAGTTACAGGCAGTGCATATGAAGCATCTGGATTCTGGGGAAACCATGTTTGTGGAAATCCAAGTAAATCAGTGTGCAGGAGCGAATCTGGCAAGGTAGTCTGCAATTGGCTCAGATCCAGAAACTGAAAAAGGCAGCAAGGGTAATGTAAGGCATCATTTATAATTAAAACTGATTGTTCTAACTTTGTGTAATCAACTAAAAGCGTATATAAATGATCGAAGCTTCTTATCCGGAAGCATAACCATTTTTGTGCATGTCCAATTATTGACTCTAGATCAAGATCATAGGTTAACTAGAACAGTTTGGACCAAATTCATCAGTCAACTGCCACCAAGCCATCTAAAACTTTTCCTTGAGCATTCATTCGCAGAATTTGCTCCCACGATTCCATCTCAACTTGttcaaagttttattttttttatggtaaaataacatttaaaaaattataaaaaaaaaggtCATGCTCTGACAAACTTTTTTACATAGTTTTAGTGCTTACTTACCTTATCATTCACATCAGGCTCTGAATCAAATGGAAGATCAAATGGATTTTTAGATCTCCTTACTTGAATATCCCCTCCCTGTAGTCACATTGACAATTTTGTTGAGCAAACGCAATGCATCAAATGGATTTGTAGATTTTTCCTTTTAAAATTGTATCAAACTAAAAATATGTTTTACAAGATATGTTATAACATGTACAAGAAACCTAGTTATCAATAGATCAAATATGCATTACTTTTTCTGATTATTTATTTCCTCCTTTCCAATAAAAATACATACTGCTTGCAGATCTTATGATGGCTTCATCAACTTGGTAATAGCAGGGtaacaaatataatttttgtttagCTTTTTGGCTGCAATTCTACCAAATCTTTATTGACAGAAAAGGCAAGAATGTCGAAGGACATTCtggataaataaaacaaagatGAGAAAAACTTGAAATGGCCCTTCAAAGGTAGAACTGAAGCAAACAAATAATGGATTCATCCTCCACATGGAATGAAGCCACATGGAATGAAGCCTACAAAAGGATCATGGCTATCTATAAATAGTCAGCTATgattcatttatttttttctatttcatATTCTTTCCAATCATCAACAGCCTAAATATTTGATATATTTTAGAGCTGAAAATAGAACCAAATTGATTGTGACCAAGATGGTAAACCTAACTAAAAGGGAAGTTTTTCAGCAGGTTAGACTCATTGTTGTCATACGTTGAAAGCTTGTTCataatgaaagtttgttcaataATGAACGGTCTCAAAGATCTGCCATGCCCTATTTTCCAAATTAACCAAGACCTCTGTTTTCTTATTTTGGTTGAAGTGCTCCATCAAAAGGCACCTGGGTCactatacaacaacaacaaaataatTGGAAGTTTATAACTTTGGTTTAAACCTCCTCGGCTGTGTTTGTGAACAAAGGCTAATCTCTGACAGGATTGTGATCCAAGTGGCATGTCACAGTGGGTGAGAGTTCCACTATCTACCACTGATCTATTGATTTCTAAAAGCCTTAATTGTTTGCTTTAATGGTGATTTTTGTAACATTTGCCAAGTTTCACAATTCATGGATTATTTGGAACTATAATTGCGGATAGGGTTTTTTCATTTATATGCAATTCTAGTCCACAGTATTGTTAAATACTTCCAACCATAATCtgacaatatatttaaatttttctcCTCCCTTGAACTATATCATACAATTAAACTAATTGTACACTAAGATCAACAAATTCGTATGATCCTACTTTGCAACTAATATCGACAATTTTCTAAATATGCTCGTAAGAAACTAAATTTCAAACATACAATTCTGATGGGCATAAGCTTGCAGGGAACATtataattggaaaaaaaaaattcttgatcCTTTAGATTGGCAAATAAAACCTTAGACGGAGTTAGATCATTTGCAAAAACTTGTGCTTCACTGATTTGTGATATATTCTCAAACGATTTTGGTTGAAAACTTCCTTCAGAAAAACCAAAAGCATCCCAAGtctgaaaaaggaaaaaaaacacagATCAGAGTATCATAAGCTGAAACAGTTAATGTATAATCAGCAAAATTATTAAATGAAATAGTACTTGTCTAGCTTTTTGTCAACATGCTCACCTGAGAATTTGTGACAGTAACAGATGGCATAATATTGGTGTTCTGGTtttcaaaaaataagaaaagGTTATCAGTTGTGTTTTCTGGAAATGGATGGACATTTGCCTGAGAAACTGCAGCTGAGTCCAGGTTCAGTTCAGGAGACATGTTGACTTGAAGCAAGTCAAACGTGGCCCACCCTACACTTTCAGATAATGGTTTGGATAATTCTTTTACTTCTGGACCGACTGTAGATGTAGGTTGACGATTAAAAGCAAACATATCTGTAGATGGACCCAATGAAGGAACTGGTTGCTCCATAAGCGATGGATTAAAAAGATCCTGACTCCCAGTATGTGCTGAAGCAGAAGTATGCATCAAAGATGGATGAATTGGTATCTCTGAATGTTTAGGTAGAGAAGAATTATCAGGCTCCAGAACAAGATCAATTATGTTACTTGAACTAGACGGTGTCAAAGATGCAGAATTGCTGTCAAAGGAACCAAAGCTGCTTGAAGACGCGGTCCTCTGGACAACAAAATAAGAATAGAGTTATATTTCCATTGCTAATTTGTTTCTTATCAAAAGAAACAAGTCGTTCATTATCTACAAAGACATAATGGTAAAATGACCTGCGAACATGGGAAACCATCTGAATTCATCCCAGTGTTTGAACCAGAATATGCGTTCAATTCAGGGGGTTGTGTATCTTGCACTAAGATATCCCTTACTTGTCGAAAAGGACTACTATGACCATTATCTTGAATATTTGGAGACTGGAGTATAGATGAATCTGCTCCACTGGTAACTGAATAGTCTGAATTCCTTGAATTTGGACTCATATTACCAAGTCTGTCCTGCTGTTGCTGCTTACCCTGGTAAGCAGGACTGTACATGAAGTTAGAGATTTTGCCTTCATAAAGACCACGATCTGAGCCAGGTTTTCTTGTTAGAGTTCCAGTTTTTCTACCACTATATTTTTCTTCATATTGGTCTTCATAAGGCGGACTTTGAGAAAAGGAATGGTAAGAACTAGCTCTTCTGTGATCCTCATGGTTCTTCTGGTTCTGTCCAGGGTAGTAAAAGGACAAGGCAATAAAATATCGTTAAAcaataagaaatttttaagacaAATATAATTACCAACATTGCATTATATCACGGAAAAACTGAGAGAAAAATAATGTGGGTGTAGATTACTTGCACGTCTCTAGGTGGCTTGTCAGAGGATCTCGTGCTGGAGTATTTCTTATCCACATAAACCTTTTTGATGAATTCTCTCAGCTTGTCAAGGTTGCTGTAATTTGTATTCAAATAAATATTAAGAATGTGAAACACAACATAGTCGTAAAGTAGGTTCTCTATTCATCGTGGTAAAGTAGGTTCTCTATTTACCTACTGTCAGGCAGCCTCATTCGCTCAGTGTCCCAATCCTTTAAGAAGATTTCTCTAGCGCgctgaaaaaggaaaaaaaaaaaaacagaaagaaaAGTTTGTAAAAAGTGCATAGCTTATTTCATACAAACAGTAGCTGAACTTTTTATGCTACCTGATTGCCTCCTCTCTGTAAAGCCTCAACCTCTTGAGAAGTAAATTTTGACATAGATATAGACTTAACCCGATGAGTAAATTCACGACTGTAacgtaaaaaaatatattaagcaTAAAAAACTAGAAAACAAAGGTGATTGTAATGTATGAGAACTGGCGTAGAGTTATCCTAGAGAAGAGACAGTCAATAAACTATCGATGGTCAAGGAAGTCCCAACTGCAATGCAATCaaaaactacaaataagaaaaagcATACATAGTTGAGCGAATTTATTGATTTCTTGTAATGATTGCTCAAGAACCTTCAACATGAATCTCCAtaagaatctcatttgacaaGTGAGATTCTTTTAAAGCTTAATATATTACATGGTAACAAGACTTGCCCATTAATAATCAAGTTCGAGACAAATTCCTTAAAAACTCTAAATGACTGTTCCATTAGTGTATAAAGTTAGTTTGAATCAATTTGGCACTACTCTTTGCAATCAAATTTAGTTGAAGTTTTAGATTAGAAGGAAGTGGCTCTAAATTTGGCAAATCAATCTTTCTATGAAACTCCTTGTTAAACTGGAAAATTTTGAAGACCATGAACCGAAGATGTCTCTTTTGACCAAACATATTAGGTGATTACTAAATGAAGCAGTAAGGCAAGAAGCAAATACTAAAAGAAAATGAATCCATGAATCACATACTGTATGCCACTGCAAGTGACGCAGATAAAAGTCCAAAAATTGATGCACACATACTGGGGACCCTGGGAACGAAAATAAAAAAGAGACCAAATTAGCCGAAACAAAACAAACagccataaaaaaaaaatgaactcgaTAAGCTACGCACTGAAAGAATCATAGAGAAAAGAGCGAATCTAGAGATCTAGCGAAACAAATAGAGCACAATAAAGTAATCTAGCGAACAAAAATACAGCATAAGAAAGCAATCTTACCAGGCTGTTGCAGTTGATGCACTTCCTGTTCGGAGGAAGCTTGAGGAGGCCTCTGATGACCTTTTCGTTCCTCTCATCCTCCTTCTTGCTGCTCATCCTCGCGTTTCTCAATCAAAAGACGCACCTTTTTCAGTTCGAATCAAAAGCCTCGGACGGCAAAACCTAATTTTGGGCACAGACAGCGAGCGCACAGTCACGACCCAACCGATGCAAGGAAAGTACACATCTCGAGTGGCCAAATTTAGGGCTTCGCGAAAAGGAATCACAAAATTCAGCCGGGAAAGGAAAGAATCACCAAGATCGGGAGCCGGAAGAGCAGCGAGAGGCAGGGCGCAGCAGATGTGGGAGATCAACAACCAGTGCGGCAGGAAAAGGACGGCGCACTGATGATTTCGAGACAGCGAAGTGGAGAAAGGAAAGGGGGAGGAAACAAATGGCTAAGAATAGGAATCAACGCCAGAGGAATTTAATAATGACTGCTCAATCAACCATGTCTTCCTCCCCATCATGCGTATTGAGTGGGAGAACGAGACCAGCATTTTACTCCTCCCCGCTGACCCCCTGCCGCCATGATCGATCTTTACAGTGTTAAATGCCTAGTGATAATTAAAAAAGCAACTGCACAAGAAtctatttatttccttttttttttagaaaatataccaatatcaaaaaaattaaattctaaacatCGCACATGAATTTTATTAAATGTGTTTAAAACAACTCTCATCATTTGTTTATTGCAATGAGACAACAAACAGCCTCACCTATTTGTTCTTGTTGTCCGTTTTTTATTGGACAGATCGAAATCCATCTATTGCAATTGCAACCTGCGATAAGACAAAGGGCATTAATGAAATCATAAATGTTTTAGCTTAGTGCTTGGATATTTGTTGTTTAGTTGATTACAAGCACTAAAAAAACACAGAACAGAAACACTTGTGTCCACTTACACAGAGTGTCTAGCATTAAATTGATACGGTCTTGCTTAATGTCTTCCATCAACTTTTGTTGGCAATCAATCAATTGTTGCTTTTTATTTCGTGACAAATAATGGAGATCTCCAGAAACTTGAtcaaaaagagatttttttttgtttttatccaTTCAACAATTCTCGGGTTTACATCATGATAAACAAAACAATGATTAGACTAAACTTTTAGTTATTGAAATTACAGAAGAAAATCATCCTCTGCATTCCTGAGCTACAATGCCTTTTCGGCCTCAGTTCCtcgtgttcttcttcttcttcataatCTACAAAACATGATCCATTTTAATTTGCAATAA includes these proteins:
- the LOC122016320 gene encoding probable ADP-ribosylation factor GTPase-activating protein AGD14; its protein translation is MSSKKEDERNEKVIRGLLKLPPNRKCINCNSLGPQYVCINFWTFICVTCSGIHREFTHRVKSISMSKFTSQEVEALQRGGNQRAREIFLKDWDTERMRLPDSSNLDKLREFIKKVYVDKKYSSTRSSDKPPRDVQNQKNHEDHRRASSYHSFSQSPPYEDQYEEKYSGRKTGTLTRKPGSDRGLYEGKISNFMYSPAYQGKQQQQDRLGNMSPNSRNSDYSVTSGADSSILQSPNIQDNGHSSPFRQVRDILVQDTQPPELNAYSGSNTGMNSDGFPCSQRTASSSSFGSFDSNSASLTPSSSSNIIDLVLEPDNSSLPKHSEIPIHPSLMHTSASAHTGSQDLFNPSLMEQPVPSLGPSTDMFAFNRQPTSTVGPEVKELSKPLSESVGWATFDLLQVNMSPELNLDSAAVSQANVHPFPENTTDNLFLFFENQNTNIMPSVTVTNSQTWDAFGFSEGSFQPKSFENISQISEAQVFANDLTPSKGGDIQVRRSKNPFDLPFDSEPDVNDKFLDLSQLQTTLPDSLLHTDLLGFPQTWFPQNPDASYALPVTQGSLKYNGGEVPSSQLRDITSQGPIASVGRNPFA